The proteins below are encoded in one region of Streptomyces sp. NBC_00490:
- a CDS encoding protein kinase domain-containing protein — protein MTDQRHPTPPYRAALIQAGADPLQPADPARIGPYVPLGRLGSGGMGRVYLARPADDTAGLAAVKVIRPEYAEDPEFRRRFEREATVHRRVDTPHAPRLLGTGFEHELLWMATQYVPGINLADAVRHGGRLEPTGVWRLVAELGQALSALADAGVVHRDLKPSNVLLSTRGVHVIDFGISQAVDSSAITGTGSRVGTPAFMSPEYLREGRCDGASDVFSLAGTLIYAATGHAPFGDGTGVDVMHRVAFEEPKAEVMSELGPVDGPLATLLTACLAKDPAGRPTPRQLIAAAATALKGEAPDWQEPLAGRLVDRQEGCDLLEEASAEQTVHLRAPATPVTPAAAPVPGPGLGPATPPGAFGPATPPGQYAPGENEARRSRKKPALALVACLAVVAVAASAFFLTRPSHDEAASDAPTTSTSTGTASDAEGVSALPGASASPSPSTAQERKEQAKEEDENLTEPDGGSSGSGDGIAGTPSATATQGGTGGTSGGADPTPTATVTETATAPTDPAWISDCTYYSGTELTKHGDKGQRVVQVQCMLTKRGYGIGDAGVDGRFGNATLAAVQQFQGAKGLEVDGRVGPQTWAALRSSS, from the coding sequence ATGACGGACCAGCGGCACCCCACGCCGCCGTACCGCGCCGCGCTCATACAGGCGGGCGCCGATCCACTGCAGCCCGCCGACCCCGCCCGGATCGGACCGTACGTGCCGCTCGGGCGGCTCGGCAGCGGTGGGATGGGCCGGGTCTATCTGGCACGGCCCGCCGACGACACCGCGGGGCTCGCCGCGGTGAAGGTGATCCGGCCCGAGTACGCCGAGGACCCGGAGTTCCGGCGGCGGTTCGAGCGGGAGGCCACCGTGCACCGGCGGGTCGACACCCCGCACGCGCCGCGGCTGCTCGGCACCGGGTTCGAGCACGAACTGCTCTGGATGGCCACCCAGTACGTCCCCGGCATCAACCTCGCCGACGCCGTGCGCCATGGCGGCAGGCTGGAGCCGACCGGTGTGTGGCGACTGGTGGCGGAGCTCGGACAGGCCCTCTCGGCGCTGGCCGACGCCGGGGTCGTACACCGGGATCTCAAGCCGTCCAACGTCCTGCTGTCCACGCGCGGCGTGCACGTCATCGACTTCGGCATCTCGCAGGCCGTCGACAGCAGCGCGATCACCGGCACCGGCAGCCGGGTCGGCACGCCCGCGTTCATGTCCCCCGAGTATCTGCGGGAGGGCCGCTGCGACGGTGCCTCCGACGTCTTCTCCCTCGCGGGCACGCTGATCTACGCCGCCACCGGGCACGCCCCGTTCGGCGACGGGACCGGGGTCGATGTCATGCACCGGGTGGCCTTCGAGGAGCCGAAGGCGGAGGTGATGTCCGAACTCGGGCCCGTGGACGGCCCGTTGGCGACCCTGCTGACCGCCTGCCTCGCCAAGGACCCGGCCGGCCGCCCTACTCCGCGGCAACTGATCGCGGCGGCCGCGACCGCGTTGAAGGGTGAGGCACCCGACTGGCAGGAGCCCCTGGCCGGCCGTCTGGTCGACCGCCAGGAAGGCTGCGACTTACTGGAAGAGGCCTCGGCCGAGCAGACCGTCCACCTCCGCGCACCGGCGACTCCGGTGACTCCGGCGGCAGCTCCCGTCCCCGGGCCCGGTCTCGGCCCCGCGACGCCGCCCGGGGCGTTCGGACCCGCCACGCCGCCCGGCCAGTACGCCCCCGGTGAGAACGAGGCCCGCCGCAGCCGGAAGAAGCCCGCCCTCGCCCTCGTGGCGTGCCTCGCCGTGGTCGCCGTGGCCGCGAGCGCGTTCTTCCTCACCCGCCCGTCCCACGACGAGGCGGCCTCGGACGCGCCGACCACGAGCACCAGCACCGGCACCGCCTCGGACGCCGAGGGGGTCTCGGCCCTGCCCGGCGCCTCCGCCTCCCCTTCCCCTAGCACAGCGCAGGAGAGGAAGGAGCAGGCGAAGGAGGAGGACGAGAATCTCACGGAGCCGGACGGCGGCTCCTCCGGATCCGGTGACGGCATCGCCGGTACGCCCTCCGCGACGGCCACCCAGGGCGGTACCGGCGGCACCTCGGGCGGCGCCGACCCCACCCCGACCGCCACCGTCACCGAGACCGCGACCGCCCCCACCGACCCGGCCTGGATCTCCGACTGCACCTACTACTCCGGCACCGAGCTCACCAAACACGGCGACAAGGGCCAGCGCGTCGTCCAGGTCCAGTGCATGCTCACCAAACGCGGCTACGGCATCGGAGACGCGGGCGTGGACGGCCGGTTCGGCAACGCCACCCTGGCCGCGGTCCAGCAGTTCCAGGGCGCGAAGGGGCTGGAGGTCGACGGAAGGGTGGGTCCCCAGACGTGGGCGGCCCTGCGGAGTTCCAGCTAG
- the purN gene encoding phosphoribosylglycinamide formyltransferase, with product MAAKPVAKRLVVLVSGSGTNLQALLDTIGQAGSQAYGAEIVAVGADRDGIEGLARAERAGIPTFVCKVRDHGTREEWDAALAEATAAYEPDLVVSAGFMKIVGKEFLARYGGRFVNTHPALLPSFPGAHGVRDALAYGARVTGCTVHFVDDGVDTGPIIAQGVVEIRDEDDESALHERIKEVERRLLVDVVGRLARNGYRIEGRKVVIQ from the coding sequence GTGGCCGCCAAGCCCGTGGCCAAGCGCCTCGTCGTGCTGGTCTCCGGATCCGGCACCAACCTCCAGGCGCTCCTCGACACCATCGGCCAGGCAGGCTCGCAGGCCTACGGCGCCGAGATCGTGGCCGTAGGAGCCGACCGCGACGGCATCGAGGGGCTCGCCCGTGCCGAGCGCGCCGGGATCCCCACCTTCGTGTGCAAGGTCAGGGACCACGGGACCCGCGAGGAGTGGGACGCCGCGCTCGCCGAGGCGACCGCCGCGTACGAGCCCGACCTGGTGGTGTCCGCCGGGTTCATGAAGATCGTGGGCAAGGAGTTCCTCGCGCGCTACGGCGGGCGGTTCGTGAACACCCATCCCGCGCTGCTGCCCAGTTTTCCCGGCGCCCACGGCGTCCGTGACGCGCTCGCGTACGGCGCCCGGGTCACCGGCTGCACCGTCCACTTCGTCGACGACGGCGTCGACACCGGACCGATCATCGCGCAGGGCGTGGTGGAGATCCGGGACGAGGACGACGAGAGCGCTCTGCACGAGCGCATCAAGGAAGTCGAGCGAAGGCTGCTCGTCGATGTCGTGGGGCGGCTAGCCCGCAACGGCTATCGCATTGAGGGACGAAAGGTAGTTATCCAGTGA
- a CDS encoding AAA family ATPase → MIVERAYAHVAEDELGPGGGPVWPWSVPCVRQLLDDGLRFTAPVTFLVGENGSGKSTLVEALAEAFGLDPWGGSAGHRYAGPREPSVLGGRMRFEATVAGRRMLRGPHTRRRGFFLRAETALDALGRERNTGRLSGTPEEMSHGEGFLMAFRERFLDPGLYVLDEPESALSFASCLELVGVLDDLSRTGAQIICATHSPLLTALPGAEIIEVGEHGMRPVEWHELELVEHWRRYLNDPKAYLRHIVG, encoded by the coding sequence ATGATCGTGGAACGCGCGTACGCCCATGTCGCCGAGGACGAGCTGGGTCCCGGCGGCGGCCCGGTGTGGCCGTGGTCGGTGCCGTGCGTGCGGCAGTTGCTCGACGACGGACTGCGGTTCACCGCGCCGGTCACCTTCCTGGTCGGGGAGAACGGCTCGGGCAAGTCGACCCTCGTCGAGGCGCTGGCGGAGGCCTTCGGCCTCGACCCCTGGGGCGGGTCGGCGGGCCATCGCTACGCCGGTCCGCGGGAGCCGTCGGTGCTCGGCGGCCGGATGCGGTTCGAAGCGACCGTGGCCGGACGCCGGATGCTGCGGGGCCCCCACACCCGCCGCCGGGGCTTCTTCCTGCGGGCCGAGACCGCGCTCGACGCCCTCGGCCGCGAACGGAACACGGGCCGGCTGTCCGGCACCCCGGAGGAGATGAGCCACGGCGAGGGCTTTCTGATGGCGTTCCGCGAGCGCTTCCTCGACCCCGGCCTGTACGTCCTGGACGAGCCGGAGTCCGCCCTGTCCTTCGCCTCCTGCCTCGAACTGGTGGGCGTGCTCGACGACCTCTCCCGGACGGGCGCCCAGATCATCTGCGCCACCCACTCACCCCTGCTCACCGCACTGCCCGGCGCCGAGATCATCGAGGTCGGCGAGCACGGGATGCGCCCCGTGGAGTGGCACGAACTGGAGCTGGTCGAGCACTGGCGGCGCTATCTCAACGACCCGAAGGCGTATCTGCGCCACATAGTCGGCTAG
- the purH gene encoding bifunctional phosphoribosylaminoimidazolecarboxamide formyltransferase/IMP cyclohydrolase, whose translation MTAESNKRAIRRALVSVYDKTGLEDLARGLHEAGVELVSTGSTAGRIAAAGVPVTKVEELTGFPECLDGRVKTLHPRVHAGILADLRLEDHQRQLAELGVEPFDLVVVNLYPFRETVASGASPDECVEQIDIGGPSMVRAAAKNHPSVAVVTSPARYADVLSAVQDGGFDLATRKRLAAEAFQHTASYDVAVASWFASSYAPVDESQFPDFLGATWERNNTLRYGENPHQPAALYVDGSGGGLAEAEQLHGKEMSYNNYTDTDAARRAAYDHDEPAVAIIKHANPCGIAVGADVAEAHRKAHACDPLSAFGGVIAVNRPVSKEMAEQVAEIFTEVIVAPDYEEGALEALAKKKNIRVLKAPAAPANPVELKLVDGGALLQVTDRLQADGDDPANWTLATGEALSASELAELSFAWKACRAVKSNAILLAKDGASVGVGMGQVNRVDSAKLAVERAGAERAQGSYAASDAFFPFPDGLEILVEAGVKAVVQPGGSVRDELVVEAAKKAGVTMYFTGTRHFFH comes from the coding sequence GTGACCGCCGAGAGCAACAAGCGGGCCATCCGACGGGCGCTCGTCAGCGTCTACGACAAGACGGGTCTGGAAGACCTCGCGCGCGGCCTGCACGAGGCGGGCGTGGAGCTCGTCTCCACCGGGTCCACCGCGGGCCGGATCGCCGCCGCCGGCGTCCCCGTCACCAAGGTCGAGGAGCTCACCGGCTTCCCCGAGTGCCTGGACGGCCGCGTCAAGACGCTGCACCCGCGCGTGCACGCCGGCATCCTCGCCGACCTGCGCCTGGAGGACCACCAGCGGCAGCTGGCCGAGCTGGGCGTCGAGCCGTTCGACCTGGTCGTCGTCAACCTCTACCCGTTCCGCGAGACCGTCGCCTCGGGCGCCTCGCCGGACGAGTGCGTGGAGCAGATCGACATCGGCGGTCCGTCGATGGTCCGCGCCGCCGCCAAGAACCACCCCTCGGTGGCCGTGGTCACCAGCCCCGCGCGGTACGCCGACGTCCTGAGCGCCGTCCAGGACGGCGGCTTCGACCTCGCCACCCGCAAGCGGCTCGCGGCCGAGGCGTTCCAGCACACCGCGTCCTACGACGTGGCGGTCGCCTCCTGGTTCGCGTCCTCCTACGCGCCTGTGGACGAGTCGCAGTTCCCCGACTTCCTGGGCGCCACCTGGGAGCGCAACAACACCCTCCGCTACGGCGAGAACCCGCACCAGCCCGCCGCGCTCTACGTCGACGGCAGTGGTGGCGGCCTGGCCGAGGCCGAGCAGCTGCACGGCAAGGAGATGTCGTACAACAACTACACGGACACGGACGCCGCCCGCCGTGCCGCGTACGACCACGACGAGCCCGCCGTCGCGATCATCAAGCACGCCAACCCCTGCGGTATCGCGGTCGGCGCGGACGTCGCCGAGGCGCACCGCAAGGCACACGCGTGTGACCCGCTGTCGGCGTTCGGCGGCGTGATCGCGGTCAACCGGCCGGTGTCCAAGGAGATGGCCGAGCAGGTCGCCGAGATCTTCACCGAGGTCATCGTCGCGCCGGACTACGAGGAGGGGGCCCTGGAGGCCCTCGCCAAGAAGAAGAACATCCGTGTCCTGAAGGCCCCGGCCGCCCCCGCCAACCCGGTCGAGCTCAAGCTCGTCGACGGCGGCGCGCTGCTCCAGGTCACCGACCGTCTCCAGGCGGACGGCGACGACCCGGCGAACTGGACGCTGGCCACGGGCGAGGCGCTGAGCGCGTCCGAGCTCGCCGAGCTGTCCTTCGCCTGGAAGGCCTGCCGCGCGGTGAAGTCCAACGCGATCCTGCTCGCCAAGGACGGCGCCTCGGTCGGCGTCGGCATGGGCCAGGTCAACCGCGTCGACTCCGCGAAGCTGGCCGTGGAGCGGGCGGGCGCCGAGCGCGCGCAGGGCTCCTACGCCGCCTCCGACGCCTTCTTCCCCTTCCCCGACGGTCTGGAGATCCTCGTCGAGGCCGGCGTGAAGGCGGTCGTCCAGCCCGGCGGTTCGGTCCGCGACGAGCTGGTCGTCGAGGCCGCGAAGAAGGCGGGCGTGACGATGTACTTCACGGGGACGCGGCACTTCTTCCACTGA
- a CDS encoding cell division protein PerM gives MAGVIQMTVRRAPKSSPLTRLRDRSPGLAASLLAGLLAAGLGLGSLAVLVMVLWISSPYPDSGPGGALHVTAALWLLAHGAELVRTDTLSGVPAPVGVTPLLLVVLPVWLVHRAARDAVDDSTEASGWTAFAGVVLGYLAVGTCVALYAAGGELRPAWVWTAVCVPVVVTLAAGAGVWTAYGRPREPVDAALLSLPAGLRRLLLGPDARRRLGTAARAAGAGVTVLVGGGALLLGTSLVWHGDATRLSFLQLTEGWSGRFAVLLLCVALVPNAAVWSASYALGPGFVLGTGHVVGPLSSAPAPLLPPFPLLAAVPGTGTWVNWAAAGVPVVAGVTVGWFVGRAGSRRADEGSGVFPTGRGAAGARAGASVVAPGKGVGAQTRGAGQTGERSGQRPAAPWSRGRTAGTAGLAALLCAAAVATLAALAGGPLGVAALAWFGPVWWLTGAAALAWASVMAIPTALGLRAWRCRERRVRKPKSGKAQARGTGTGVPEPGHGAVRPEAAARSSEIGGGPESGAGAPQASGARARGWFRRKRDAGQVVPKVSAADATLEPPADDRLSPGHGTGPSAPKPSPRRWFSRGKPAGRPTPTDATSYDTGDDDPAFEPYDFLPADPYPATHSPWHGDASRESRWAALKEASTPLDPPETP, from the coding sequence ATGGCGGGCGTGATCCAGATGACCGTTCGCCGAGCACCCAAGTCGTCCCCGCTCACCCGGTTGCGGGACCGATCGCCCGGACTGGCCGCGAGCCTTCTGGCCGGCCTGCTCGCGGCGGGGCTCGGGCTCGGTTCGCTCGCCGTGCTGGTGATGGTGCTGTGGATCAGTTCGCCGTATCCGGACAGCGGGCCGGGCGGTGCGCTGCATGTCACGGCGGCGCTGTGGCTGCTGGCGCACGGGGCGGAACTGGTGCGTACCGACACGCTGTCCGGGGTCCCGGCACCGGTGGGGGTGACGCCGCTGCTGCTGGTCGTGCTGCCGGTGTGGCTGGTGCACCGCGCGGCGCGGGACGCGGTGGACGACTCCACGGAGGCTTCGGGATGGACGGCGTTCGCGGGGGTGGTCCTCGGCTATCTCGCCGTCGGGACGTGCGTCGCGCTGTACGCGGCGGGCGGTGAGCTGCGGCCTGCGTGGGTGTGGACGGCGGTGTGCGTGCCGGTGGTCGTGACGCTGGCGGCGGGTGCGGGGGTCTGGACGGCGTACGGCCGCCCGCGCGAACCGGTGGACGCCGCGCTGCTGTCGCTTCCCGCGGGGCTACGGCGTCTGCTCCTCGGCCCCGACGCCCGCCGCCGTCTCGGCACGGCGGCGCGGGCCGCGGGCGCGGGGGTGACGGTCCTGGTGGGCGGTGGTGCGTTGCTCCTGGGAACGTCCTTGGTGTGGCACGGCGACGCGACGCGGCTCTCCTTCCTCCAGCTGACGGAGGGCTGGTCGGGCCGGTTCGCGGTGCTGCTGCTGTGCGTGGCGCTGGTGCCGAACGCGGCGGTCTGGTCGGCGTCGTACGCGCTGGGGCCGGGCTTCGTCCTGGGGACGGGGCATGTGGTGGGGCCCCTGTCCTCCGCCCCCGCCCCTCTCCTGCCACCGTTCCCGCTGCTGGCGGCGGTGCCGGGGACGGGGACGTGGGTGAACTGGGCGGCCGCGGGGGTGCCGGTGGTCGCCGGGGTGACGGTGGGGTGGTTCGTGGGGCGGGCGGGGAGCCGGAGAGCGGATGAGGGGAGCGGGGTGTTCCCCACAGGGCGGGGCGCCGCTGGAGCGAGGGCCGGGGCGTCTGTCGTGGCGCCGGGCAAGGGTGTCGGCGCACAGACGAGGGGCGCTGGGCAGACGGGCGAGCGGTCGGGGCAGCGGCCCGCCGCACCCTGGTCACGCGGCCGGACCGCCGGTACCGCCGGGCTCGCGGCCCTGCTGTGCGCGGCGGCCGTCGCGACGCTCGCCGCACTCGCGGGCGGACCGCTCGGGGTCGCCGCGCTCGCCTGGTTCGGTCCGGTGTGGTGGCTGACGGGAGCGGCGGCGCTGGCATGGGCCTCGGTGATGGCGATCCCCACGGCTCTGGGGCTGCGGGCATGGCGGTGCCGGGAGCGGCGGGTGCGGAAGCCGAAGAGCGGGAAGGCGCAGGCGCGCGGGACGGGCACGGGCGTACCCGAGCCGGGGCACGGCGCGGTGCGTCCGGAGGCGGCGGCGCGCTCATCGGAGATCGGTGGGGGGCCCGAATCCGGGGCCGGTGCGCCCCAGGCGTCCGGCGCCCGCGCGCGCGGCTGGTTCCGGCGGAAGAGGGACGCCGGTCAGGTAGTCCCGAAGGTCTCGGCGGCGGACGCGACCCTGGAGCCCCCTGCGGACGACCGGCTCTCCCCGGGTCACGGGACCGGCCCGTCCGCCCCGAAGCCCTCGCCCCGCCGCTGGTTCTCCCGCGGAAAGCCCGCCGGACGACCGACCCCGACCGACGCCACGTCCTACGACACCGGCGACGACGACCCCGCCTTCGAGCCGTACGACTTCCTGCCAGCCGACCCCTACCCGGCGACCCACTCGCCTTGGCACGGCGACGCCTCCCGCGAGAGCCGCTGGGCGGCACTCAAGGAGGCGTCGACACCGCTGGACCCGCCGGAGACCCCGTGA
- a CDS encoding FHA domain-containing protein, with product MYSIIVVPPPTTEDERNRTQIRLAPGERLTFGRSARENDLRIAHDGVSRRAGEITAQGAFWILSNLSREQTYVVENPEGAGEHIKVGPGRLDAPVPFEFSRIVLPAAGDLLPVEVWAPRHDYRDGESERDGDTTAAAFSLDPSKRYFAVLAALCEPRLRGAPHAPLPTVDQVVDRLRPNWPAASRTSVQWNIDYLAVKLRLKPGPDEADSGPRLNGKKESLVSLALRFDLVREDDLVVLTEPSDRVAR from the coding sequence TTGTACAGCATCATCGTGGTACCTCCGCCGACCACGGAGGACGAGCGAAACCGCACCCAGATCAGGCTCGCCCCCGGCGAGCGCCTCACCTTCGGCCGGTCCGCCCGGGAGAACGACCTGCGGATCGCCCATGACGGGGTGTCCCGCAGAGCCGGTGAGATCACCGCGCAGGGCGCCTTCTGGATCCTCAGCAACCTCAGCCGGGAACAGACGTACGTCGTCGAGAACCCGGAGGGCGCCGGCGAGCACATCAAGGTCGGCCCGGGGCGTCTGGACGCCCCCGTCCCCTTCGAGTTCTCGCGGATCGTGCTGCCCGCGGCCGGTGATCTGCTGCCCGTCGAGGTGTGGGCGCCTCGCCACGACTACCGGGACGGCGAGAGCGAGCGGGACGGTGACACCACGGCCGCCGCGTTCTCGCTGGACCCCTCCAAACGCTACTTCGCGGTCCTCGCCGCCCTGTGCGAACCCCGGCTGCGCGGCGCACCGCACGCCCCGCTGCCCACCGTCGACCAGGTCGTGGACCGGCTGCGCCCCAACTGGCCCGCCGCGTCGCGCACTTCGGTGCAGTGGAACATCGACTACCTCGCCGTGAAGCTGCGCCTCAAGCCCGGCCCGGACGAGGCCGACAGCGGCCCGCGCCTCAACGGCAAGAAGGAGTCGCTGGTCTCGCTGGCGCTCCGCTTCGATCTCGTACGGGAGGACGACCTGGTCGTCCTGACGGAGCCGTCCGACCGGGTGGCCCGGTGA
- a CDS encoding bifunctional methylenetetrahydrofolate dehydrogenase/methenyltetrahydrofolate cyclohydrolase: MTAQILDGKATAAAIKSDLTARVAVLKEKGITPGLGTILVGTDPGSQKYVAGKHRDCAQVGIASIQRELPETATQEEIEAAVRELNEDPACTGYIVQLPLPKGIDENRILELMDPDKDADGLHPMNLGRLVLNEPAPLPCTPNGVLTLLRQYGVEIKGAEVVVVGRGVTIGRPMPLLLTRRSENATVTQCHTGTRDLSSHLKRADIIVAAAGSAHLIRPEDVKPGAAVLDVGVSRSAEGKIVGDVHPGVAEVAGWISPNPGGVGPMTRAQLLVNVVEAAERSAG; this comes from the coding sequence ATGACCGCCCAGATTCTCGATGGCAAGGCCACCGCAGCCGCGATCAAGTCCGATCTGACCGCCCGCGTGGCGGTGCTGAAGGAGAAGGGCATCACGCCCGGCCTCGGCACGATCCTCGTCGGGACCGATCCCGGCAGCCAGAAGTACGTCGCCGGCAAGCACCGCGACTGCGCCCAGGTCGGTATCGCCTCCATCCAGCGCGAACTGCCGGAGACGGCGACGCAGGAGGAGATCGAGGCGGCGGTGCGGGAGTTGAACGAGGACCCCGCCTGCACCGGCTACATCGTCCAGCTGCCCCTCCCCAAGGGCATCGACGAGAACCGCATCCTGGAGCTGATGGACCCGGACAAGGACGCCGACGGCCTCCACCCGATGAACCTCGGCCGCCTGGTGCTCAACGAGCCGGCCCCGCTGCCCTGCACCCCCAACGGCGTCCTCACCCTGCTCCGTCAGTACGGCGTGGAGATCAAGGGCGCCGAGGTCGTGGTCGTCGGCCGCGGTGTCACCATCGGCCGCCCGATGCCGCTGCTGCTCACCCGCCGCAGCGAGAACGCGACCGTGACCCAGTGCCACACCGGCACCCGCGACCTGTCCTCGCACCTCAAGCGCGCGGACATCATCGTCGCCGCCGCCGGCTCCGCCCATCTGATCCGGCCCGAGGACGTGAAGCCGGGCGCCGCCGTTCTCGACGTCGGCGTCTCGCGCAGCGCCGAGGGCAAGATCGTGGGCGATGTCCACCCCGGCGTCGCCGAGGTGGCCGGCTGGATCTCCCCGAACCCCGGCGGTGTCGGCCCGATGACCCGGGCCCAGCTGCTCGTCAACGTGGTCGAGGCGGCGGAGCGCAGTGCAGGCTGA
- a CDS encoding protein kinase domain-containing protein, with protein sequence MTEPYAVPVPKGYRVGGWEVREPLATGAFGSVYEGRRTGDGDPRIAALKFLPTGTGTPRQLAHLRELVDREVELHRRLKQPRLIRMYETLVVDDPERPELDGATVLVLEKAEGSLNALRLPAPGPLLAQICEGLAQLHRAGWVHGDLKPANVLLMADGSARLADFNMAAELEGTHAYTPAFSTPDYTPPELLWSEIGERGRRIRPSADVWAFGVLAHLLLTGSFPLPGGTPSARRDAAAAYARGTDELRLSPELPDAWREIVRECLARTHAERIGTQALLRRVEAAAGADRSPRLRWRRSRRTTAAVLAAVAVVALGFGVWAGQDDGSDAKNTADAASYGAAELRTGKGVPVAYRRLIVDSAHDCQQAEVTPALLAAMLKTESDFDPELSDPANNEYGIARWTPSVLRWWIRADGIPAKETPAPPLTPAQSIPAMSRYLCFIEPRLKTSLPGDRRVLLAASYRTSYKKVNAAGGVPPNQRAYAARVAHWLKEYTPSGGQ encoded by the coding sequence GTGACCGAGCCCTACGCCGTCCCGGTGCCGAAGGGGTACCGGGTGGGTGGCTGGGAGGTGCGCGAGCCCCTCGCCACGGGCGCCTTCGGCAGCGTGTACGAGGGCCGCCGCACCGGCGACGGCGACCCGCGCATCGCCGCCCTGAAGTTCCTGCCGACCGGCACCGGAACACCCCGCCAACTGGCCCATCTGCGCGAACTCGTCGACCGCGAGGTCGAGTTGCACCGCCGGCTGAAGCAGCCGCGGCTGATCCGGATGTACGAGACGCTCGTCGTCGACGACCCGGAGCGCCCCGAACTCGACGGCGCCACCGTCCTAGTACTGGAGAAGGCGGAAGGCTCCCTGAACGCCCTACGGCTCCCGGCGCCCGGTCCTCTTCTCGCGCAGATCTGCGAGGGCCTGGCCCAGCTGCACCGTGCCGGGTGGGTGCACGGGGACCTGAAACCGGCCAATGTGCTGCTCATGGCGGACGGTTCGGCGCGACTGGCCGACTTCAACATGGCGGCGGAGCTGGAGGGCACGCACGCGTACACGCCCGCCTTCTCCACGCCGGACTACACACCGCCGGAGCTGCTGTGGTCGGAGATCGGTGAACGCGGCCGCCGTATCCGGCCCTCCGCCGACGTCTGGGCGTTCGGCGTCCTGGCCCATCTGCTGCTCACCGGTTCCTTCCCGCTGCCCGGCGGCACCCCGTCGGCCCGCCGGGACGCGGCAGCCGCGTACGCCCGGGGCACCGACGAGCTGCGTCTGTCGCCCGAACTGCCGGACGCCTGGCGGGAGATCGTGCGGGAGTGTCTGGCGCGGACGCACGCCGAACGCATCGGCACGCAGGCGCTGTTACGGCGGGTGGAGGCCGCGGCGGGCGCGGACCGCTCGCCCCGACTGCGGTGGCGCCGCTCCCGTCGTACGACCGCCGCCGTGCTGGCTGCCGTCGCTGTCGTCGCGCTGGGGTTCGGCGTCTGGGCGGGCCAGGACGACGGTTCCGACGCCAAGAACACCGCTGACGCAGCGTCCTACGGCGCCGCCGAGCTGCGTACCGGCAAAGGTGTTCCCGTGGCCTACCGTCGTCTCATCGTCGACTCCGCCCATGACTGCCAACAGGCGGAGGTCACCCCGGCGTTGCTCGCCGCGATGCTCAAGACGGAGAGCGACTTCGATCCGGAGCTGTCGGATCCCGCCAACAACGAGTACGGCATCGCCCGCTGGACCCCGAGCGTCCTGCGCTGGTGGATCCGGGCGGATGGCATACCGGCGAAGGAGACTCCCGCACCGCCCCTGACCCCCGCGCAGTCGATCCCGGCGATGAGCCGCTACCTCTGCTTCATCGAACCGCGTCTGAAGACCTCGCTGCCCGGTGACCGCCGGGTGCTGCTCGCGGCCTCCTACCGGACCTCGTACAAAAAGGTGAACGCCGCGGGCGGCGTTCCCCCGAACCAGCGTGCCTACGCCGCCCGCGTCGCTCACTGGCTCAAGGAGTACACCCCGTCCGGCGGGCAGTGA
- a CDS encoding DUF3017 domain-containing protein has product MQADTTPPEGQDAAEGADIEVRDAISAPDAEGRPRRTTRRFPLFTKDTARPEGGGRAAPSDAPAPARQWPILLVLGAVAVGLLMTALDVFRYGTMLIGAALVAGAVLRWLVRDVGMLAVRSRFTDIVTYGLLGAVIVLLSMMAQPNPWLEIPFLKDTLHFTVDS; this is encoded by the coding sequence GTGCAGGCTGACACGACGCCCCCGGAGGGCCAGGACGCGGCGGAAGGCGCGGACATCGAGGTGCGGGACGCGATCAGCGCCCCCGACGCCGAGGGCCGGCCGCGCCGCACCACCCGCCGTTTCCCGCTGTTCACCAAGGACACCGCACGCCCCGAGGGCGGCGGCCGGGCCGCGCCGAGTGATGCCCCCGCGCCCGCACGGCAGTGGCCGATCCTCCTCGTGCTCGGCGCGGTCGCGGTCGGTCTGCTGATGACCGCGCTCGACGTCTTCCGCTACGGCACGATGCTGATCGGCGCCGCGCTGGTGGCCGGAGCCGTGCTGCGCTGGCTGGTGCGGGACGTCGGCATGCTCGCGGTGCGCTCCCGCTTCACGGACATCGTCACCTACGGCCTGCTGGGCGCGGTGATCGTCCTGCTGTCGATGATGGCCCAGCCGAACCCCTGGCTGGAGATCCCGTTCCTGAAGGACACCCTGCACTTCACGGTCGACAGCTAG